The Neofelis nebulosa isolate mNeoNeb1 chromosome 16, mNeoNeb1.pri, whole genome shotgun sequence genome includes a window with the following:
- the KCNJ12 gene encoding ATP-sensitive inward rectifier potassium channel 12 isoform X1 produces MTRWTSLQASRPHKLAPCDPVASRRHLSTPSLATSAWRVQEPGAEPPSRRSLRGPHNHRLPASRAGQKQHPPLQPQASAPQTHGDAPPGAGLGASQGPPTPGMTSAGRANPYSIVSSEEDGLHLVTMSGANGFGNGKVHTRRRCRNRFVKKNGQCNIEFANMDEKSQRYLADMFTTCVDIRWRYMLLIFSLAFLASWLLFGVIFWVIAVAHGDLEPAEGRGRTPCVMQVHGFMAAFLFSIETQTTIGYGLRCVTEECPVAVFMVVAQSIVGCIIDSFMIGAIMAKMARPKKRAQTLLFSHNAVVALRDGKLCLMWRVGNLRKSHIVEAHVRAQLIKPRVTEEGEYIPLDQIDIDVGFDKGLDRIFLVSPITILHEIDEASPLFGISRQDLETDDFEIVVILEGMVEATAMTTQARSSYLANEILWGHRFEPVLFEEKNQYKIDYSHFHKTYEVPSTPRCSAKDLVENKFLLPSANSFCYENELAFLSRDEEDEADGDQDGRSPQARHDFDRPQAGGGGGGLEQRPYRRESEI; encoded by the exons ATGACCCGCTGGACATccctccaggcctccaggccACATAAACTTGCCCCCTGCGATCCGGTGGCCTCCCGCCGGCATCTAAGTACCCCGAGCCTGGCCACCTCTGCCTGGAGGGTCCAGGAGCCCGGGGCTGAGCCACCTTCTCGGCGCAGTCTCCGGGGTCCCCACAATCACCGGCTCCCTGCCTCCCGGGCTGGGCAGAAGCAGCATCCACCATTACAGCCTCAGGCCTCAGCTCCTCAGACCCATG GAGACGCCCCACCCGGAGCCGGCCTGGGGGCGAGccagggcccccccacccccgggatgACCTCGGCCGGCAGGGCCAACCCCTACAGTATCGTGTCGTCAGAGGAGGACGGGCTGCACCTGGTCACCATGTCGGGCGCCAACGGCTTCGGCAACGGCAAGGTGCACACGCGGCGCAGGTGCCGAAACCGCTTCGTCAAGAAGAACGGCCAGTGCAACATTGAGTTCGCCAACATGGATGAGAAGTCGCAGCGCTACCTGGCCGACATGTTCACCACGTGCGTGGACATCCGCTGGCGCTACATGCTGCTCATCTTCTCGCTGGCCTTCCTCGCCTCCTGGCTGCTGTTCGGTGTCATCTTCTGGGTCATCGCCGTGGCCCACGGCGACCTGGAGCCAGCAGAGGGCCGCGGCCGCACGCCCTGCGTGATGCAGGTCCACGGCTTCATGGCGGCCTTCCTCTTCTCCATCGAGACGCAGACCACCATCGGCTACGGGCTGCGCTGTGTGACGGAGGAGTGCCCCGTGGCCGTCTTCATGGTGGTGGCGCAGTCCATCGTGGGCTGCATCATCGACTCCTTCATGATCGGCGCCATCATGGCCAAGATGGCTCGGCCCAAGAAGCGGGCACAGACGCTGCTGTTCAGTCACAACGCCGTGGTGGCCCTGCGCGACGGCAAGCTCTGCCTCATGTGGCGCGTGGGCAACCTGCGTAAGAGCCACATCGTGGAGGCCCACGTGCGGGCCCAGCTCATCAAGCCGAGGGTCACCGAGGAGGGCGAGTACATCCCGCTGGACCAGATCGACATTGATGTCGGCTTTGACAAGGGCCTCGACCGCATCTTCCTCGTGTCACCCATCACCATCCTGCATGAGATCGACGAGGCCAGCCCGCTGTTTGGCATCAGCCGGCAGGACCTGGAGACAGATGACTTCGAGATCGTGGTCATCCTGGAGGGCATGGTGGAGGCCACGGCCATGACCACGCAGGCCCGCAGCTCCTACCTGGCCAACGAGATCCTGTGGGGCCACCGCTTTGAGCCTGTCCTCTTTGAGGAGAAGAACCAGTACAAGATCGACTACTCCCACTTCCACAAGACCTACGAGGTGCCCTCCACACCCCGCTGCAGCGCCAAGGACCTGGTGGAGAACAAATTCCTGCTTCCCAGTGCCAACTCTTTCTGTTATGAGAACGAGCTGGCCTTTCTGAGCCGTGATGAGGAGGACGAGGCAGATGGAGACCAGGATGGCCGCAGCCCCCAGGCCCGGCATGACTTTGATAGACCCCAGgccggtggcggcggcggcggcctcgAGCAGCGGCCCTACAGACGGGAGTCAGAGATCTGA
- the KCNJ12 gene encoding ATP-sensitive inward rectifier potassium channel 12 isoform X2 — MTSAGRANPYSIVSSEEDGLHLVTMSGANGFGNGKVHTRRRCRNRFVKKNGQCNIEFANMDEKSQRYLADMFTTCVDIRWRYMLLIFSLAFLASWLLFGVIFWVIAVAHGDLEPAEGRGRTPCVMQVHGFMAAFLFSIETQTTIGYGLRCVTEECPVAVFMVVAQSIVGCIIDSFMIGAIMAKMARPKKRAQTLLFSHNAVVALRDGKLCLMWRVGNLRKSHIVEAHVRAQLIKPRVTEEGEYIPLDQIDIDVGFDKGLDRIFLVSPITILHEIDEASPLFGISRQDLETDDFEIVVILEGMVEATAMTTQARSSYLANEILWGHRFEPVLFEEKNQYKIDYSHFHKTYEVPSTPRCSAKDLVENKFLLPSANSFCYENELAFLSRDEEDEADGDQDGRSPQARHDFDRPQAGGGGGGLEQRPYRRESEI, encoded by the coding sequence atgACCTCGGCCGGCAGGGCCAACCCCTACAGTATCGTGTCGTCAGAGGAGGACGGGCTGCACCTGGTCACCATGTCGGGCGCCAACGGCTTCGGCAACGGCAAGGTGCACACGCGGCGCAGGTGCCGAAACCGCTTCGTCAAGAAGAACGGCCAGTGCAACATTGAGTTCGCCAACATGGATGAGAAGTCGCAGCGCTACCTGGCCGACATGTTCACCACGTGCGTGGACATCCGCTGGCGCTACATGCTGCTCATCTTCTCGCTGGCCTTCCTCGCCTCCTGGCTGCTGTTCGGTGTCATCTTCTGGGTCATCGCCGTGGCCCACGGCGACCTGGAGCCAGCAGAGGGCCGCGGCCGCACGCCCTGCGTGATGCAGGTCCACGGCTTCATGGCGGCCTTCCTCTTCTCCATCGAGACGCAGACCACCATCGGCTACGGGCTGCGCTGTGTGACGGAGGAGTGCCCCGTGGCCGTCTTCATGGTGGTGGCGCAGTCCATCGTGGGCTGCATCATCGACTCCTTCATGATCGGCGCCATCATGGCCAAGATGGCTCGGCCCAAGAAGCGGGCACAGACGCTGCTGTTCAGTCACAACGCCGTGGTGGCCCTGCGCGACGGCAAGCTCTGCCTCATGTGGCGCGTGGGCAACCTGCGTAAGAGCCACATCGTGGAGGCCCACGTGCGGGCCCAGCTCATCAAGCCGAGGGTCACCGAGGAGGGCGAGTACATCCCGCTGGACCAGATCGACATTGATGTCGGCTTTGACAAGGGCCTCGACCGCATCTTCCTCGTGTCACCCATCACCATCCTGCATGAGATCGACGAGGCCAGCCCGCTGTTTGGCATCAGCCGGCAGGACCTGGAGACAGATGACTTCGAGATCGTGGTCATCCTGGAGGGCATGGTGGAGGCCACGGCCATGACCACGCAGGCCCGCAGCTCCTACCTGGCCAACGAGATCCTGTGGGGCCACCGCTTTGAGCCTGTCCTCTTTGAGGAGAAGAACCAGTACAAGATCGACTACTCCCACTTCCACAAGACCTACGAGGTGCCCTCCACACCCCGCTGCAGCGCCAAGGACCTGGTGGAGAACAAATTCCTGCTTCCCAGTGCCAACTCTTTCTGTTATGAGAACGAGCTGGCCTTTCTGAGCCGTGATGAGGAGGACGAGGCAGATGGAGACCAGGATGGCCGCAGCCCCCAGGCCCGGCATGACTTTGATAGACCCCAGgccggtggcggcggcggcggcctcgAGCAGCGGCCCTACAGACGGGAGTCAGAGATCTGA